The following proteins are co-located in the Rhodococcus opacus B4 genome:
- a CDS encoding SelT/SelW/SelH family protein, protein MTTSSADGRVAITYCTQCQWLLRAAWMAQELLGTFGQELGEVALVPGTGGIFRITVDGELIWDRKEQGGFPEITVLKQLVRDRVAPERDLGHSDRKNP, encoded by the coding sequence ATGACGACGAGCAGCGCGGACGGCCGGGTCGCGATCACCTACTGCACCCAGTGCCAATGGTTGTTGCGTGCGGCGTGGATGGCGCAGGAACTACTCGGCACGTTCGGGCAGGAACTCGGCGAAGTCGCACTCGTCCCCGGCACCGGAGGAATCTTCCGCATCACCGTCGACGGCGAGCTGATCTGGGACCGCAAAGAGCAGGGCGGCTTCCCCGAGATCACCGTGCTCAAGCAACTGGTGCGTGACCGGGTCGCGCCCGAACGCGACCTCGGGCACAGCGACCGGAAGAACCCCTGA
- a CDS encoding SRPBCC family protein, producing the protein MTTADAIQIYAVYIKATPEAIWEAITKPELSQQYGYGGLVDYDLRPGGTFRMRADDAMKEYPGVPDVIVDGEVIESDPPRKLVQTWRMLMDADNVEDFTTLTYEIAQSGRPGVAKLTVTHDLTNAPGLAALVAGGRESEGAGGGWNEVLSGMKTLLETGRPMVNWG; encoded by the coding sequence ATGACTACCGCCGATGCAATCCAGATCTACGCGGTCTACATCAAGGCGACGCCGGAGGCCATCTGGGAGGCCATCACGAAACCGGAGTTGTCGCAGCAGTACGGGTACGGCGGCCTCGTCGACTACGACCTCCGCCCGGGCGGGACGTTCCGGATGCGTGCGGACGACGCGATGAAGGAATACCCCGGTGTCCCGGACGTGATCGTCGACGGCGAGGTGATCGAATCCGATCCGCCGAGGAAGCTGGTCCAGACGTGGCGGATGCTCATGGACGCCGACAACGTGGAGGATTTCACCACGCTGACCTACGAGATCGCGCAGTCCGGCCGGCCCGGAGTCGCGAAACTGACTGTCACACACGACCTCACCAACGCACCGGGTCTGGCCGCGCTGGTCGCGGGCGGGCGGGAGTCCGAGGGCGCGGGCGGCGGCTGGAACGAGGTGCTGAGCGGGATGAAGACGCTGCTCGAGACGGGCCGGCCGATGGTGAACTGGGGCTGA
- a CDS encoding sigma-70 family RNA polymerase sigma factor — translation MTAAQSLDGEFLALADPYRRELLAHCYRMMGSLHDAEDQMQETFIRAWRGYDGYQQQASLRTWLYKIATNTCLTALQNRSKRPLPSGLGAPDSDPTAELVERHEVPWLGPLPNRLIDDDASDPATVVTSRESVRLAFIAALQHLPARQRAVLVLRDVLQWKASEVATALGTTTTAVNSLLQRARTQLELATPSADTLVEPESPEERELLDRYVAAFENYDIDGIVELFTKDAVWEMPPFEGWYRGGTAIGTLISEKCPAKAAGDMQLVSTVSNGQPALGLYMRGEDGVHRPFQLHVLDVTAEGVSHVVCFFDVDLFEKFGLPETPPA, via the coding sequence ATGACGGCTGCGCAGTCGCTCGACGGGGAATTCCTCGCACTCGCCGACCCTTACCGGCGCGAGTTGCTCGCCCATTGTTATCGGATGATGGGCTCACTTCACGACGCCGAAGACCAGATGCAGGAGACGTTCATCCGGGCCTGGCGCGGGTACGACGGCTACCAGCAGCAGGCGTCGCTGCGGACGTGGCTGTACAAGATCGCCACCAACACCTGCCTGACGGCGTTGCAGAACAGGTCGAAACGTCCGCTGCCGAGCGGCCTGGGCGCTCCCGACTCCGATCCGACCGCCGAACTCGTCGAACGACACGAGGTGCCCTGGCTCGGGCCGCTCCCCAACCGGCTCATCGACGACGACGCGAGCGATCCCGCCACCGTCGTGACGTCGCGCGAGTCGGTGCGGTTGGCGTTCATCGCGGCCCTTCAGCATCTTCCTGCACGTCAGCGCGCTGTTCTCGTCCTCCGCGACGTGTTGCAGTGGAAGGCGTCGGAGGTCGCGACGGCCCTCGGTACCACCACGACGGCGGTCAACAGCCTGCTGCAGCGTGCCCGGACCCAACTGGAACTGGCCACGCCGTCGGCGGACACGCTCGTCGAGCCGGAGTCCCCAGAGGAACGCGAACTGCTCGACCGCTACGTGGCCGCGTTCGAGAACTATGACATCGACGGGATCGTCGAACTGTTCACCAAGGACGCCGTCTGGGAGATGCCTCCGTTCGAGGGCTGGTATCGCGGCGGGACCGCGATCGGCACCCTCATCAGCGAAAAGTGCCCGGCCAAGGCGGCGGGCGACATGCAACTGGTGTCCACGGTGTCGAACGGACAGCCGGCGCTCGGCCTGTACATGCGTGGTGAGGACGGGGTCCATCGACCGTTTCAACTCCACGTCCTGGACGTGACGGCGGAGGGGGTCTCCCACGTCGTCTGCTTCTTCGATGTCGATCTGTTCGAGAAGTTCGGACTGCCGGAGACCCCGCCCGCCTGA
- a CDS encoding WS/DGAT/MGAT family O-acyltransferase — MPLPMSPLDSMFLLGESREHPMHVGGVEIFQLPEGADTYDMRAMLDRALADGDGIVTPRLAKRARRSFSSLGQWSWETVDDIDLGHHIRHDALPAPGGEAELMALCSRLHGSLLDRSRPLWEMHLIEGLSDGRFAVYTKIHHAVADGVTAMKMLRNALSENSDDRDVPAPWQPRGPRPQRTPSSKGFSLSGLAGSTLRTARETVGEVAGLVPALAGTVSRAFRDQGGPLALSAPKTPFNVPITGARQFAAQSWPLERLRLVAKLSDSTINDVVLAMSSGALRSYLEDQNALPADPLIAMVPVSLKSQREAATGNNIGVLMCNLGTHLREPADRLETIRTSMREGKEAYGSMTATQILAMSALGAAPIGASMLFGHNSRVRPPFNLIISNVPGPSSPLYWNGARLDAIYPLSVPVDGQGLNITCTSNDDIISFGVTGCRSAVPDLKSIPARLGHELRALERAVGI; from the coding sequence ATGCCGCTCCCCATGTCCCCTCTCGACTCGATGTTCCTTCTCGGCGAGTCCCGCGAGCACCCGATGCATGTCGGCGGCGTGGAGATCTTCCAGCTCCCGGAAGGCGCCGACACGTACGACATGCGCGCGATGCTCGACCGTGCGCTCGCCGACGGCGACGGAATCGTCACGCCCCGGCTCGCCAAGCGGGCCCGCCGATCCTTCTCCTCGCTCGGCCAGTGGAGTTGGGAGACCGTCGACGACATCGACCTCGGTCACCACATCCGGCACGACGCGCTGCCCGCACCCGGCGGCGAGGCCGAGCTGATGGCGCTGTGCTCGAGGCTGCACGGATCGCTGCTCGACCGCAGCCGCCCGCTGTGGGAGATGCACCTGATCGAGGGTCTGAGTGACGGACGGTTCGCCGTCTACACCAAGATCCACCACGCGGTCGCCGACGGTGTGACCGCGATGAAGATGCTGCGCAACGCACTGAGCGAGAACTCCGACGATCGGGACGTGCCCGCCCCGTGGCAGCCGCGCGGCCCGCGCCCGCAGCGGACGCCGTCGTCGAAGGGGTTCAGCCTGTCGGGCCTCGCCGGTTCCACCCTCCGCACCGCTCGCGAGACGGTCGGTGAGGTCGCCGGTCTCGTGCCCGCGCTGGCCGGCACCGTGTCCCGCGCCTTCCGCGACCAGGGCGGCCCGCTCGCCCTGTCCGCACCGAAGACCCCGTTCAACGTGCCGATCACCGGCGCCCGCCAGTTCGCGGCGCAGTCGTGGCCGCTCGAACGTCTCCGCCTCGTCGCCAAGCTGTCCGACAGCACCATCAACGACGTCGTGCTGGCGATGTCCTCGGGCGCGCTCCGCAGCTACCTCGAGGATCAGAACGCGCTGCCCGCCGACCCGTTGATCGCGATGGTGCCGGTGTCGCTGAAGAGTCAGCGCGAGGCGGCGACCGGCAACAACATCGGGGTGCTCATGTGCAACCTCGGCACCCACCTCCGCGAACCGGCGGATCGGCTCGAGACCATCCGGACCTCCATGCGCGAGGGCAAGGAAGCGTACGGCTCGATGACCGCCACCCAGATTCTCGCGATGAGCGCGCTCGGGGCGGCACCGATCGGCGCGAGCATGCTGTTCGGGCACAACTCGCGGGTGCGCCCGCCGTTCAACCTCATCATCTCCAACGTTCCGGGCCCCAGCTCACCGCTGTACTGGAACGGTGCGCGGCTCGACGCCATCTACCCGCTGTCGGTGCCCGTCGACGGCCAGGGCCTGAACATCACGTGCACCAGCAACGACGACATCATCTCGTTCGGTGTCACCGGCTGCCGCAGCGCCGTTCCCGACCTGAAGTCGATCCCGGCCCGGCTCGGACACGAACTGCGCGCACTGGAGCGGGCCGTCGGGATCTGA
- a CDS encoding ABC transporter permease: MTEIQIASTDAAVSAVGRRTLLFRRFLRNKPAIAGVGVLLLLFVASFVGPYLLPYDYQQLDYTALLQPPSAEHPFGTNQIGQDVLAQTLRGLQKSLIIGICVALFSTAIAALVGALAGYVGGWPDRVIMWLVDLLLVVPSFIIIAVFTPRLKSSSSIVLLILLLAVFGWMITARMVRGMTLSLREREFVQAARYMGAPTHKIITSHIVPNIASILIIDATLNVGAAILAETGLSFLGFGVQKPDISLGSLIADGTESALTYPWLFLFAGGLLVITVLSANLVGDGLRDAVDPNAQRARSRKRGKKA, translated from the coding sequence GTGACCGAGATCCAGATCGCGTCCACCGATGCGGCGGTGTCGGCCGTCGGGCGCCGGACCCTGCTGTTCCGGCGGTTTCTCCGGAACAAGCCCGCCATCGCCGGGGTGGGCGTCCTGCTGTTGCTGTTCGTCGCCAGTTTCGTCGGACCGTACCTGCTCCCCTACGACTATCAGCAACTCGACTACACCGCGCTGCTGCAACCGCCCAGCGCCGAGCATCCGTTCGGCACCAACCAGATCGGGCAGGACGTTCTCGCGCAGACGTTGCGTGGGCTGCAGAAGTCGCTGATCATCGGTATCTGCGTTGCGCTCTTCTCCACCGCCATCGCCGCGCTCGTCGGTGCGCTGGCCGGGTATGTCGGCGGCTGGCCGGATCGGGTGATCATGTGGCTGGTCGATCTGCTGCTCGTCGTTCCCAGTTTCATCATCATCGCCGTCTTCACTCCCCGGTTGAAGTCGTCCAGCTCGATCGTCCTGCTGATCCTGTTGCTGGCGGTGTTCGGCTGGATGATCACCGCCCGGATGGTCCGCGGGATGACGCTGAGCCTGCGCGAGCGGGAGTTCGTGCAGGCCGCCCGGTACATGGGGGCCCCGACGCACAAGATCATCACCAGCCACATCGTCCCGAACATCGCGTCGATCCTGATCATCGACGCGACCCTGAACGTCGGTGCCGCGATCCTCGCCGAGACCGGGCTCAGCTTCCTCGGGTTCGGCGTGCAGAAACCGGACATCTCCCTCGGGTCGCTGATCGCCGACGGCACCGAATCCGCACTCACCTATCCGTGGCTGTTCCTGTTCGCCGGTGGCCTGCTGGTGATCACAGTGCTGTCGGCGAACCTGGTGGGCGACGGCCTCCGCGACGCCGTCGACCCCAACGCCCAGCGGGCCCGCTCCCGCAAGCGCGGGAAGAAGGCGTAG
- a CDS encoding VOC family protein → MSRMLFVNLPIKNLDATKQFFGGLGFEFNATFSDDSCTAMVINESTSVMLLVESRFKDFIEGGICDTSKAVEALLCISADSREEVDSLVDKALASGGSAWGKLQDEGFMYGRAFRDLDGHVWEVMWMDPAAVPA, encoded by the coding sequence ATGTCCCGGATGCTCTTCGTGAACCTGCCGATCAAGAACCTCGACGCGACCAAGCAGTTCTTCGGCGGACTCGGCTTCGAGTTCAACGCCACGTTCAGTGACGATTCCTGCACCGCCATGGTGATCAACGAGTCCACGTCCGTGATGCTCCTCGTCGAGTCCCGGTTCAAGGACTTCATCGAAGGCGGCATCTGCGACACCTCGAAGGCCGTCGAGGCGCTGCTGTGTATCTCGGCCGACAGCCGCGAAGAGGTCGACAGCCTCGTCGACAAGGCCCTCGCCTCCGGTGGGTCGGCGTGGGGCAAGCTGCAGGACGAAGGCTTCATGTACGGCCGCGCGTTCCGTGACCTGGACGGGCACGTCTGGGAGGTCATGTGGATGGATCCGGCCGCCGTGCCGGCGTAG
- a CDS encoding ABC transporter family substrate-binding protein translates to MRIRSARTRLAVSFLAVGLVLAGCGGSDTGGTGTGSGSIGTTNDINPHDPSELRDGGNLRLALSGFPPNFNTLSNDGNDSEIGGMLKPMMPRAFGTDASGALSVNHDYFVDVALTGTDPQQVTYTIDPRAVWSDGTPITWEDIQSQAAALSGKNKEFLIANTSGFERVDRVERGVDDRQAVITFAEPYAEWRGQFAGNSMLYPKSVTATPEAFNTSLRDGITVTSGPFKIASIDRAQNRITLGRNPAWWGNTPKLDTITYSVLDDSARIPALQNNEIDASGLGTIDEVKTAEGSDGIAIRRAPGTQFSHITFNGAEGSILADPELRVALSKGIDRQGIATAIQNGLVDDPQPLNNHVYLSGQQGYQDNTAAVAYDPEEAARRLDELGWKLNGDFREKDGRRLEIRDVMYQSTTWVQIAQIVQQNLAQIGAKLNIDTRGGTGFFTDVIQPGDFDLAQFSWVGDPFPLSGLPQIYAYNPDDLQGNYGRIGSPELNALIERTISELDPQKAIELANEVDTAVFEEGFSLPLMQAPGNVAVRDNLANFGAAGLASYDYTKIGFLK, encoded by the coding sequence ATGAGGATTCGTTCGGCGCGCACCCGCCTCGCGGTATCGTTCCTGGCCGTCGGTCTCGTCCTCGCCGGCTGCGGGGGTTCGGACACCGGCGGCACCGGGACCGGGTCCGGGTCGATCGGCACCACCAACGACATCAATCCGCACGACCCCAGCGAACTGCGCGACGGCGGGAACCTGCGGTTGGCACTGTCGGGTTTCCCTCCGAACTTCAACACGCTGTCCAACGACGGCAACGACTCCGAGATCGGCGGCATGCTGAAACCGATGATGCCCCGCGCATTCGGCACCGACGCCTCGGGCGCGCTGTCGGTGAACCACGACTACTTCGTGGACGTCGCGCTCACCGGCACCGACCCGCAGCAGGTCACCTACACGATCGACCCGAGGGCGGTGTGGTCCGACGGCACCCCGATCACGTGGGAGGACATCCAGTCCCAGGCTGCGGCGCTCAGTGGGAAGAACAAGGAGTTCCTGATCGCGAACACGTCCGGGTTCGAGCGGGTGGACCGGGTCGAACGCGGCGTCGACGACCGTCAGGCGGTGATCACGTTCGCCGAGCCGTACGCCGAATGGCGCGGCCAGTTCGCGGGCAATTCGATGCTGTACCCGAAGTCGGTGACCGCGACTCCCGAGGCGTTCAACACCAGTCTGCGCGACGGGATCACGGTGACGTCGGGACCGTTCAAGATCGCGTCGATCGACCGGGCGCAGAACCGGATCACGTTGGGCCGCAACCCCGCGTGGTGGGGCAACACCCCGAAACTCGACACCATCACGTACAGCGTGCTCGACGACTCCGCGCGAATTCCCGCCCTGCAGAACAACGAGATCGACGCGTCCGGGCTGGGCACGATCGACGAGGTCAAGACCGCGGAGGGATCGGACGGCATCGCGATCCGCCGGGCGCCGGGAACTCAGTTCTCGCACATCACGTTCAACGGCGCGGAGGGGTCGATCCTCGCCGATCCGGAGTTGCGGGTGGCGCTGTCCAAGGGCATCGACCGGCAGGGCATCGCGACCGCGATCCAGAACGGTCTGGTCGACGACCCCCAGCCGCTGAACAACCACGTCTACCTCAGCGGTCAGCAGGGCTACCAGGACAACACCGCGGCCGTCGCCTACGACCCGGAGGAGGCCGCACGGCGACTCGACGAACTCGGCTGGAAGCTCAACGGCGATTTCCGGGAGAAGGACGGGCGCAGGCTCGAGATCCGCGACGTGATGTACCAGTCGACCACCTGGGTCCAGATCGCGCAGATCGTGCAGCAGAACCTCGCGCAGATCGGCGCCAAGCTGAACATCGACACCCGCGGCGGCACCGGGTTCTTCACCGATGTCATCCAGCCCGGCGACTTCGACCTCGCCCAATTCTCCTGGGTGGGTGATCCGTTTCCGCTCAGTGGCCTGCCGCAGATCTACGCATACAACCCCGACGACCTGCAGGGCAATTACGGCCGGATCGGTTCGCCCGAACTGAACGCGCTGATCGAGCGGACGATCTCGGAACTCGACCCGCAGAAGGCGATCGAATTGGCCAACGAGGTCGACACCGCGGTGTTCGAGGAGGGGTTCTCGCTGCCGCTGATGCAGGCGCCGGGCAACGTCGCGGTGCGCGACAACCTGGCGAACTTCGGCGCCGCCGGTCTCGCGTCCTACGACTACACCAAGATCGGCTTCCTGAAATAG
- a CDS encoding alpha/beta hydrolase family protein: MTVRDEPGDPPARRTAQHSRYAEYAVTVPRSGDRALVAVPRGVTASAVVYYLHGRTGDERSIEERFGLRDGLLDAGYVVAAPYLHGDLWGNRSAQDAVVALDEWVSRRWPVRQRFLIGESMGGNAAANALRLREVPWSGAVFIAPSLSLRAVWERGEHGRDTVRDAFDLSADGHDLEPKTERWDAVRHRPEDYAGVPIRVYASREDEVANIAGVTGPWVERIRGGSGSVEFVEVSGPHVSEDHFRAAEIVAFFGAIR, translated from the coding sequence GTGACTGTTCGTGACGAGCCCGGCGACCCGCCGGCGCGGCGCACGGCACAGCACAGTAGGTACGCCGAGTACGCGGTGACGGTCCCGCGGTCCGGTGACCGTGCGCTGGTCGCGGTGCCGCGCGGGGTGACGGCGTCGGCTGTCGTGTACTACCTGCACGGTCGCACGGGTGACGAGCGGTCGATCGAAGAGCGGTTCGGCCTTCGGGACGGTCTGCTCGACGCCGGCTACGTCGTCGCCGCGCCCTACCTGCACGGCGACCTGTGGGGAAACCGGTCGGCGCAGGACGCCGTGGTCGCGCTGGACGAGTGGGTGTCCCGGCGGTGGCCGGTGAGGCAGCGGTTCCTGATCGGCGAGTCGATGGGCGGTAACGCCGCCGCCAACGCGCTGCGCCTGCGCGAGGTTCCGTGGAGCGGTGCGGTGTTCATCGCCCCGTCCCTCTCGCTGCGCGCGGTGTGGGAACGGGGCGAGCACGGACGCGACACCGTGCGGGACGCGTTCGACCTGTCTGCGGACGGGCACGACCTCGAACCGAAGACCGAGCGGTGGGACGCCGTCCGGCACCGGCCGGAAGATTATGCGGGAGTACCCATTCGGGTGTATGCGTCGCGGGAGGACGAGGTCGCGAACATCGCCGGCGTCACCGGGCCGTGGGTCGAGAGGATCCGCGGCGGCTCCGGCTCGGTCGAATTCGTCGAGGTGAGCGGCCCGCACGTGTCGGAGGATCACTTCCGGGCCGCGGAGATCGTGGCGTTCTTCGGGGCGATCCGGTGA
- a CDS encoding membrane protein gives MRYPVAVGVGALLVCAALTPFADADQLSALVVVAAAVLGVTGHTWFAATRRGSEQGRVATVRRVRQQHRLTSRSWIEVDEEPGSLWIPVFFDPVLVTMPTPTTATVHDAGRRSVVTWNGRRLLPAGRVRRSTPPGRLIDNPSRPDPDGPVRARVATRPARRLLLDAQFAVAAPFAGALWVYVAGGGLPAFAGATCVAAAVAVWWAAVRGSDPS, from the coding sequence GTGCGCTACCCGGTGGCCGTCGGCGTGGGCGCGCTGCTGGTGTGCGCCGCACTGACGCCGTTCGCCGACGCCGATCAGCTCAGCGCGCTGGTCGTCGTGGCGGCGGCGGTGCTCGGTGTCACCGGTCACACCTGGTTCGCGGCCACCCGGAGGGGTTCCGAGCAGGGTCGCGTCGCCACCGTACGCAGGGTCCGCCAGCAGCATCGGCTGACCAGCAGGTCGTGGATCGAGGTCGACGAGGAACCGGGTTCGCTGTGGATACCCGTGTTCTTCGATCCGGTCCTGGTCACGATGCCGACGCCGACGACGGCGACCGTGCACGACGCCGGCAGGCGCAGCGTCGTGACCTGGAACGGGCGGCGACTCCTCCCAGCCGGGCGGGTGCGTCGTTCGACACCGCCCGGCCGGTTGATCGACAATCCGTCGCGTCCGGATCCGGACGGTCCGGTGCGCGCCCGGGTGGCGACACGGCCCGCCCGCAGGCTCCTCCTCGACGCCCAGTTCGCGGTGGCGGCGCCGTTCGCCGGGGCACTGTGGGTGTACGTCGCGGGCGGCGGGCTTCCGGCGTTTGCCGGCGCGACCTGCGTGGCCGCGGCCGTCGCCGTATGGTGGGCGGCGGTCCGGGGCTCCGACCCCAGCTGA
- a CDS encoding ABC transporter permease, with translation MTGFLLRRALNYAVLLLLASFLTFSLTSLTFRPLDSLEQRNPRPPQSVIDAKAAELHLDDPIPVRYANWLGGVVHGDFGTTITGQPVSDELGRRILVSMRLLILGSVIGAVLGVLIGAAGAIRQYKFSDYFSTVVSLLILSAPVFLVATLLKYGALQINSATGNQIFLYTGESSASTITGFWPQFVDRIQHLVLPTVALALGSIAGYSRYQRNAMLDVLGSDFIRTARAKGLTRRAALLEHGLRTALIPMATLFAYGFGALVVGATFTEKIFGWHGIGEWIVIGIDTQDTNIVVAITSFTGLIVLLSGLLSDVVYAALDPRVRVG, from the coding sequence ATGACCGGCTTCCTGCTACGACGAGCGCTCAATTACGCGGTGCTGTTGCTGCTGGCGTCGTTCCTGACGTTCAGTCTCACCTCGCTGACCTTCCGTCCGCTCGACAGCCTGGAACAGCGCAACCCCCGGCCGCCGCAATCGGTGATCGACGCGAAGGCGGCCGAACTGCATCTCGACGACCCGATCCCGGTGCGGTACGCGAACTGGCTGGGCGGGGTGGTGCACGGCGACTTCGGCACCACCATCACGGGTCAGCCGGTGTCGGACGAGCTGGGCCGCCGGATCCTGGTGAGCATGCGGTTGCTGATCCTCGGTTCCGTGATCGGCGCGGTGCTGGGGGTGCTGATCGGCGCCGCGGGTGCGATCCGGCAGTACAAGTTCAGCGACTACTTCAGCACCGTCGTGTCGCTGCTGATCCTCAGCGCGCCCGTGTTCCTCGTCGCGACCCTGCTGAAATACGGTGCTCTCCAGATCAACTCGGCCACCGGCAATCAGATCTTTCTGTACACCGGGGAATCCTCGGCCAGCACGATCACCGGATTCTGGCCGCAGTTCGTCGACCGGATCCAGCATCTGGTGCTGCCGACCGTCGCGCTGGCGTTGGGCAGCATCGCCGGCTACAGCCGGTATCAGCGCAACGCGATGCTCGACGTCCTGGGGAGCGACTTCATCCGGACCGCGCGGGCGAAGGGGCTGACCCGGCGGGCGGCGCTGCTCGAGCACGGACTGCGGACGGCGCTGATCCCGATGGCGACGCTGTTCGCGTACGGGTTCGGAGCGCTGGTGGTCGGTGCCACGTTCACCGAGAAGATCTTCGGCTGGCACGGCATCGGCGAGTGGATCGTGATCGGCATCGACACCCAGGACACGAACATCGTCGTCGCGATCACGTCGTTCACCGGCCTGATCGTGCTGTTGTCGGGACTGCTCTCCGACGTGGTGTACGCGGCGCTCGACCCGAGGGTGCGTGTCGGGTGA
- a CDS encoding dipeptide ABC transporter ATP-binding protein translates to MTGPPLLDVEDLQVSFPSEEGRIEAVRGVSYTVSDGEVLAVVGESGSGKSVASLAVMGLLPDHARVTGSIRLRGRELLGMGDRDLSALRGKTVSMVFQDPLSALTPVYRVGDQIAEALLVHGRASSKKDAAQRAVDLLDLVGIPDPAVRAKAFPHEFSGGMRQRVVIAIAIANDPALIICDEPTTALDVTVQAQILNLLRKARDLTGAGVVMITHDMGIAATLADRVVVMYAGRVVESAPVRELFAEPRMPYTAGLLVSVPRMDAAIRSRLVSIAGAPPALHSLPPGCTFAPRCPLAVDACLLAEPELVATGPEHRAACIRVDETGTRDLFTAYRRDQPAAAPTTRPPDDRVVLRVTDLVKTYPITSGLVFRRKRGEIRAVDGITFDIRAGRTLALVGESGSGKSTTLTQVLDLSVPESGSIEVLGAEVAALSAHRRRALRRKMAVVFQDPTASLDPRLPVFDVLAEPLRLDGRGREEIGRRVPELLDLVGLRREHADRYPADFSGGQKQRISIARALALDPELLFLDEPVSSLDVSIQAGVLNLLRDLQEQRGMSYLFVSHDLSVVRNIAHDVAVMYRGRIVESGAAQTIFEDPQHEYTRALLAAIPVPDPTYLAH, encoded by the coding sequence GTGACCGGGCCGCCGCTGCTCGACGTCGAGGACCTGCAGGTCAGCTTTCCCAGCGAGGAGGGCCGGATCGAGGCGGTCCGCGGCGTCAGCTACACCGTCTCCGACGGCGAGGTCCTCGCTGTCGTGGGTGAGTCGGGCTCGGGCAAGTCGGTCGCGTCACTCGCCGTGATGGGTCTGCTGCCCGACCACGCCCGCGTCACCGGTTCCATCCGTTTGCGGGGCCGCGAATTGCTCGGCATGGGAGACCGGGATCTGTCGGCGCTGCGCGGGAAGACGGTCAGCATGGTGTTCCAGGACCCGCTGTCGGCGTTGACGCCGGTGTACCGCGTCGGCGACCAGATCGCCGAGGCGCTGCTCGTCCACGGCCGGGCGAGCAGCAAGAAGGACGCCGCGCAGCGCGCCGTCGACCTGCTCGATCTGGTCGGCATCCCCGATCCGGCGGTGCGCGCCAAGGCCTTTCCCCACGAATTCTCCGGCGGCATGCGACAGCGCGTGGTGATCGCCATCGCGATCGCCAACGATCCCGCGCTGATCATCTGCGACGAACCGACCACCGCCCTCGACGTGACCGTGCAGGCGCAGATCCTGAACCTGCTGCGCAAGGCCCGTGACCTCACGGGCGCCGGCGTCGTGATGATCACCCACGACATGGGCATCGCGGCGACCCTCGCCGACCGCGTCGTGGTGATGTACGCGGGCCGGGTAGTGGAGTCGGCGCCGGTGCGGGAGTTGTTCGCCGAACCCCGGATGCCCTACACCGCAGGTCTACTCGTGTCCGTACCGAGGATGGACGCGGCGATCCGCAGCCGTCTGGTGTCGATCGCCGGCGCCCCACCCGCGCTGCATTCGCTGCCACCGGGTTGCACGTTCGCGCCGCGCTGCCCGCTCGCCGTGGACGCCTGCCTGCTCGCCGAACCGGAACTCGTCGCGACCGGACCGGAGCATCGGGCGGCGTGCATCCGCGTCGACGAGACGGGCACCCGCGACCTGTTCACGGCGTATCGGCGGGATCAGCCGGCCGCCGCCCCCACCACGAGGCCGCCCGACGACCGGGTGGTGCTGCGGGTGACCGATCTGGTGAAGACGTATCCGATCACCAGCGGTCTGGTGTTCCGCCGCAAGCGCGGCGAGATCCGGGCGGTCGACGGCATCACGTTCGACATCCGAGCGGGTCGCACGCTGGCGTTGGTGGGCGAGTCCGGCTCGGGCAAATCGACGACGTTGACGCAGGTCCTCGACCTGTCCGTGCCGGAATCCGGGTCGATCGAGGTGCTCGGCGCCGAGGTGGCGGCGCTGAGCGCCCATCGCAGGCGCGCCCTGCGGCGGAAGATGGCCGTCGTCTTCCAGGATCCGACGGCCTCCCTGGATCCCCGGCTGCCGGTGTTCGACGTGCTCGCCGAGCCGCTGCGACTGGACGGCCGCGGTCGCGAGGAGATCGGCCGCCGGGTACCGGAACTGCTCGACCTGGTCGGGTTGCGTCGCGAGCACGCCGACCGGTATCCGGCCGATTTCTCGGGCGGTCAGAAGCAGCGGATCAGCATCGCCCGCGCACTCGCCCTCGATCCGGAACTGCTGTTCCTGGACGAACCAGTGTCCTCGCTCGACGTCTCCATCCAGGCCGGGGTGCTCAACCTCCTGCGCGACCTCCAGGAGCAACGGGGCATGTCGTATCTGTTCGTCTCCCACGACCTGTCGGTGGTCCGCAACATCGCGCACGACGTGGCGGTGATGTACCGGGGCAGGATCGTCGAGTCGGGGGCCGCGCAGACGATTTTCGAGGATCCGCAGCACGAATACACGCGGGCGCTGCTCGCGGCAATCCCCGTTCCGGATCCGACGTATTTGGCACACTAG